A single genomic interval of Spirochaetota bacterium harbors:
- a CDS encoding Gfo/Idh/MocA family oxidoreductase encodes MQDTKMLRVAIVGASGHCHYVKSVSPENAARMRVSALIADGADAERLAKSYPDAKRYPSMGECLSCERIDIAVVNPEFSHIAGTAMTCVREHIPVFLEKPFALEWDDLVSLFELSKREHTPIYPMFDMRFSNAYFTARERVRTGAVGTPILIGAQKSYKLGERAAFYRERASYGGTIPWVAIHAVDFVRYVAGVNYASVTARHTTVGNAGHGALESAAVMQFTTDEGAFVTITADYLRPKDAPSHGDDRLRIAGTKGVLEIRGEKLYCIDTAGEREIALQSPPREIFDDVIAMAEGKRDTTASAADGFYATAIALRARESADAMSTIDLTDAKGFLR; translated from the coding sequence ATGCAGGATACAAAGATGCTCAGGGTAGCGATCGTCGGTGCGAGCGGGCATTGCCACTATGTCAAGAGCGTGTCCCCGGAGAACGCCGCGCGCATGCGCGTGTCGGCACTCATCGCAGATGGGGCGGATGCGGAACGCTTGGCGAAGTCCTACCCCGACGCGAAACGGTATCCATCGATGGGGGAATGTCTTTCGTGTGAGCGTATCGATATCGCCGTCGTCAATCCGGAATTCTCGCATATCGCCGGAACAGCCATGACATGCGTCCGCGAGCACATCCCGGTGTTCCTGGAGAAACCATTCGCCCTCGAATGGGACGATCTCGTATCACTGTTCGAGCTGTCGAAGCGTGAACACACGCCGATATATCCCATGTTCGACATGCGCTTCAGCAATGCATACTTCACCGCGCGTGAACGTGTACGTACGGGCGCCGTCGGAACGCCGATACTCATAGGGGCGCAGAAATCGTATAAGCTCGGTGAGCGCGCGGCGTTCTACCGCGAGCGAGCGTCCTACGGCGGTACGATACCGTGGGTGGCGATACATGCCGTCGACTTCGTGCGATATGTCGCCGGTGTGAACTATGCATCCGTCACGGCCCGCCACACGACGGTTGGCAATGCCGGACACGGGGCGCTTGAGAGCGCCGCCGTCATGCAGTTCACCACCGATGAAGGGGCGTTCGTCACGATAACGGCGGATTATCTGCGCCCGAAGGATGCGCCGTCGCACGGCGACGACCGCCTGCGCATTGCGGGCACGAAGGGTGTTCTCGAGATACGCGGCGAAAAGCTCTATTGTATCGATACGGCCGGCGAACGCGAAATAGCATTACAGTCGCCGCCGCGGGAGATATTCGACGATGTCATCGCAATGGCCGAGGGGAAGCGGGATACGACAGCATCCGCGGCCGACGGATTCTACGCGACGGCGATAGCGCTTCGGGCGCGAGAAAGCGCCGATGCGATGAGCACCATCGATCTCACCGACGCGAAGGGATTCCTGCGCTGA
- a CDS encoding Nramp family divalent metal transporter — MKFIGVVRDFFLIPERTRHAAFAVLKYIGPGLLVTVGFIDPGNWAANVAAGSQYGYTLLWMVTLSTLMLILLQHNAAHLGIATGLCLSEVATKHLPPVVSRTILGSAVLASISTALAEVLGGAIALQMLFHLPLKIGAVLTAGLILVFIFTSSYKRIERVIIGFVSLIGFSFLIEIIFVRPDWHAAAVGWVLPQIPLGSIAIIMSVLGAVVMPHNIFLHSEIIQSREWHTKGKKTIQHRLRFEFTDTLFSMLVGFCINSAMIIVAAGVFFKNHIVVTELAQAKAMLEPMLGPAAAIIFAIALLFAGVASSITAGMAGGSIFAGIFGEPYDIKDKHSRVGVLATIIGALIVIFFIGDPFRGLVVSQIVLSVQLPYTIFLLIALTSSRKVMGVYANRLSTKIMLGAVASVVTVLNVLLLIDIIRSFTVH, encoded by the coding sequence ATGAAATTCATCGGGGTGGTCCGCGACTTTTTCCTTATTCCGGAACGTACCCGGCACGCAGCGTTCGCCGTTCTCAAGTATATCGGACCGGGGCTTTTGGTCACGGTCGGCTTCATCGATCCGGGCAACTGGGCTGCGAACGTGGCGGCCGGTTCGCAGTACGGATATACCCTCCTCTGGATGGTCACGCTTTCGACGCTCATGCTGATACTCCTCCAGCATAACGCGGCGCATCTGGGTATCGCGACGGGGCTCTGTCTCTCGGAAGTGGCGACAAAACATCTCCCTCCGGTCGTTTCTCGGACGATCCTCGGGAGTGCCGTGCTCGCATCCATTTCAACGGCGTTGGCGGAAGTGCTCGGCGGTGCCATCGCATTGCAGATGCTTTTTCATCTCCCGCTCAAGATCGGGGCCGTGCTCACCGCCGGGCTCATACTTGTGTTCATCTTCACGAGTTCATATAAGCGCATCGAACGCGTCATCATCGGTTTCGTATCGCTCATCGGCTTCTCATTCCTCATCGAGATAATCTTCGTGCGCCCGGACTGGCATGCGGCAGCGGTCGGATGGGTACTGCCGCAGATCCCCTTAGGGTCCATCGCCATCATCATGAGCGTGCTCGGCGCTGTGGTCATGCCGCACAATATCTTCCTTCATTCTGAGATAATACAGAGCCGCGAATGGCATACCAAAGGGAAAAAGACGATACAGCACCGGCTCAGGTTCGAATTCACCGATACGCTTTTCTCGATGCTGGTCGGGTTCTGCATCAACAGCGCGATGATAATCGTCGCGGCGGGTGTTTTCTTCAAGAACCATATCGTCGTCACCGAGCTTGCGCAGGCGAAGGCGATGCTCGAACCCATGCTCGGCCCCGCTGCCGCCATCATCTTCGCCATCGCGCTCCTTTTCGCCGGCGTCGCATCGAGCATCACGGCCGGCATGGCGGGCGGGAGCATTTTCGCCGGGATATTCGGCGAGCCGTACGACATCAAGGACAAGCATTCGCGTGTCGGCGTCCTCGCGACCATCATCGGTGCGCTTATCGTCATATTCTTCATCGGCGACCCCTTCCGCGGTCTCGTCGTCTCGCAGATAGTACTCAGCGTACAGCTCCCCTACACGATATTCCTCCTCATCGCGCTCACCTCGTCCCGCAAGGTGATGGGCGTGTACGCGAACCGTCTCTCAACGAAAATCATGCTCGGCGCAGTGGCGTCCGTCGTTACGGTGCTGAACGTGCTTTTGCTTATCGATATCATTCGGTCGTTCACCGTACATTGA
- a CDS encoding DUF2127 domain-containing protein, translating into MAALKGSTAGLRAIAVFEATKGLLVIIAGTGLFRLAGGDVQGSIHELLSAFHLNPARHHPNIFLDALTHLNRANLRAIAASALIYAVLKLIEAYGLWRERMWAQWLAAASVSLFIPIEIYELSEHVTMARLVIFAANVTLAVFLLYRIIVQSYQAHIERMKGR; encoded by the coding sequence ATGGCAGCACTGAAAGGATCGACCGCCGGGCTGCGCGCTATCGCTGTCTTCGAAGCGACAAAGGGCCTCTTGGTCATCATCGCCGGAACGGGATTGTTCCGCCTGGCCGGCGGCGATGTGCAGGGAAGTATCCATGAGCTCCTTTCCGCGTTCCATCTCAATCCCGCGCGCCATCACCCGAACATTTTTCTCGATGCGCTTACGCACCTCAATCGTGCGAACCTGCGGGCTATCGCCGCGAGCGCGCTCATCTATGCGGTGTTGAAGCTCATCGAGGCGTACGGATTATGGCGCGAGCGCATGTGGGCGCAATGGCTTGCGGCGGCATCGGTGTCGCTGTTCATACCGATCGAGATCTATGAGCTCTCGGAACATGTTACGATGGCGCGTCTCGTCATTTTTGCCGCCAATGTGACGCTTGCCGTGTTCCTGCTCTACCGGATAATCGTACAGTCGTATCAGGCTCACATCGAACGGATGAAAGGGCGATAG
- a CDS encoding acetylornithine/succinylornithine family transaminase: MGDYSDSQQYLMHTYNRMPMHFTDGKGAYLTGSDGKRYLDFLSGIAVTILGHQHPAAVKALTKAAHGVWHTSNLFEIPAQISLGEKIAKHGLGGKTFFCNSGTEANEAALKLAVKRGKGISPEKTGVIAMINSFHGRTIGSLNLTGQEKYRKDYPALSNISYVPYNDMAALTAQMNEHTAAVFIEVVQGEAGVYPVSEEYYRLVRSLTKKFNALMIIDEVQTGMGRTGTLFGYERFPEKPDVFTLAKGLANGFPIGAMHAASAFSDVFTPGSHASTFGGNPLAVSVGNAVFDIVADEKFLARVRAAGETLRGEFAQRAKKYHFIKEIRGQGLMIGVELSISADAVKMKCFGEGLIVNAIADRTLRLIPPLIIGEREIAHALAVIDGIFKQY, from the coding sequence ATGGGCGATTATTCAGACAGTCAACAGTATCTCATGCACACCTATAACCGCATGCCGATGCACTTCACCGACGGGAAAGGCGCATACCTTACCGGCAGCGACGGGAAGCGCTATCTCGATTTCCTTTCCGGCATCGCCGTGACCATACTCGGCCATCAGCATCCCGCCGCGGTGAAGGCGCTCACCAAAGCGGCGCACGGCGTGTGGCATACATCCAACCTTTTCGAGATACCCGCGCAGATATCGCTCGGGGAAAAGATCGCCAAACACGGGCTCGGCGGGAAAACGTTCTTCTGCAATTCCGGCACCGAAGCGAACGAGGCGGCGTTGAAGCTCGCCGTCAAACGGGGCAAAGGCATATCGCCGGAAAAGACGGGCGTCATCGCCATGATCAATTCGTTCCATGGACGCACCATCGGGTCGCTCAATCTGACCGGTCAGGAAAAATATCGAAAGGATTATCCCGCGCTTTCGAACATATCCTATGTTCCGTACAATGACATGGCCGCGCTTACCGCGCAGATGAACGAGCATACCGCGGCCGTGTTCATCGAAGTGGTGCAGGGCGAAGCGGGCGTGTACCCGGTGAGCGAGGAGTATTATCGCCTCGTCCGGTCGCTCACGAAAAAATTCAATGCGCTTATGATCATCGATGAAGTGCAAACCGGCATGGGGCGGACGGGTACGCTCTTCGGCTATGAACGGTTTCCCGAAAAACCGGACGTATTTACGCTCGCGAAGGGGCTTGCCAACGGCTTTCCCATCGGCGCTATGCACGCAGCAAGCGCATTCTCGGATGTGTTCACGCCGGGGTCGCATGCCTCGACGTTCGGCGGCAATCCCCTTGCCGTTTCCGTCGGGAATGCCGTGTTCGATATCGTAGCCGATGAGAAATTCCTCGCACGGGTGCGCGCCGCCGGTGAAACGCTGCGCGGCGAGTTCGCGCAACGCGCAAAAAAATATCATTTCATAAAAGAGATACGGGGACAGGGGCTCATGATCGGCGTGGAACTTTCCATCTCCGCTGATGCGGTGAAGATGAAATGTTTCGGCGAGGGCCTCATCGTCAACGCCATCGCGGACAGGACGCTCCGCCTCATTCCGCCGCTCATCATCGGCGAACGCGAGATCGCGCACGCGCTCGCCGTCATCGACGGCATATTCAAACAGTACTAG
- the argF gene encoding ornithine carbamoyltransferase: MIHLSKKDLVSIADLSRNELNGLLALGMKLKRRVWGKPLAGKVLGMIFSKSSTRTRVSFEVGMHKLGGHAIFLSQNDIQLGRGESVEDTARVLSRFIDGIMIRTFAHHDVELLAKHASIPVINGLTDDEHPCQILADLMTVLEHKKTLDVKIAYVGDGNNVAASLALACETLGVTCTVSSPKGYEMPAAVRVRTPSVKYHIDPRDGVRDADVVYTDVWTSMGQEKEYKKRINAFKKYQINASLMSLAKPDHIFLHCLPAHRGEEVAADVIDGPNSVVFDEAENRMHAQMAVLLALMR; encoded by the coding sequence ATGATACATCTCTCGAAGAAAGACCTCGTTTCCATTGCCGATCTTTCGCGCAATGAGCTCAACGGGCTCCTTGCGCTCGGTATGAAGTTGAAGCGCCGTGTCTGGGGAAAACCGCTCGCCGGCAAGGTGCTCGGGATGATATTCTCGAAAAGCTCCACGCGGACGCGGGTATCGTTCGAGGTCGGCATGCACAAGCTCGGCGGCCATGCGATATTCCTCTCGCAGAACGACATACAGCTCGGGCGCGGCGAATCCGTCGAGGATACCGCGCGGGTGCTTTCGCGCTTCATCGACGGCATCATGATACGGACGTTCGCGCATCATGACGTCGAGCTCCTTGCGAAGCATGCCTCCATCCCCGTCATCAACGGACTTACCGATGACGAACATCCGTGCCAGATACTCGCCGACCTCATGACGGTGCTCGAGCATAAGAAGACGCTCGATGTGAAGATAGCCTATGTCGGCGACGGCAACAATGTAGCCGCGTCGCTCGCGCTTGCCTGCGAAACGCTCGGTGTCACATGCACGGTATCATCGCCCAAGGGGTATGAGATGCCTGCCGCCGTACGCGTACGCACGCCGTCCGTGAAATACCATATCGATCCGCGCGATGGCGTACGGGATGCGGACGTCGTGTATACCGACGTGTGGACATCGATGGGGCAGGAGAAGGAATACAAGAAACGCATCAACGCGTTCAAGAAATATCAGATAAACGCCTCGCTCATGTCGCTCGCCAAGCCGGACCATATCTTCCTGCACTGTCTCCCGGCGCATCGCGGCGAGGAAGTGGCTGCCGACGTCATCGATGGGCCGAACTCCGTCGTATTCGACGAAGCGGAGAACCGGATGCATGCGCAGATGGCGGTACTCCTCGCGCTCATGCGCTAG
- a CDS encoding HD domain-containing protein, translated as MLEKRDPTDSIMFITDPNAVLIEVSEILSRMGMATLITVMTSIFRDVQKMFKGEFGAFKPSNTPYHDIDHTLSVFLATARIAHGAQVNGAGLGESEMLRALIASLLHDSGYLQTVDDAEGTGAKYGAKHELRSVANVHEYLATKGLPQAAVNDCEIMVALTKLSIVPSQLKFRTPGIERAARIVATADLIAQVADRLYLEKLLLLYKESVDSGKPMYASEQDLIEKTDHFYHTVVKKRVRDDLGDVAKHLAAHFKNRWDLDRDLYQYNIKKNIDYLKRVIVDGGGNYRDHLKRGGIVEKLTE; from the coding sequence ATGCTTGAAAAAAGAGACCCGACCGACAGCATCATGTTCATAACCGACCCGAATGCGGTGCTCATAGAGGTGTCGGAGATATTGAGCCGCATGGGCATGGCGACGCTCATCACGGTCATGACGAGCATATTCCGCGATGTGCAGAAGATGTTCAAGGGCGAATTCGGCGCCTTCAAGCCGAGCAATACGCCGTATCACGACATCGATCATACCTTAAGCGTGTTCCTCGCCACCGCACGCATTGCGCACGGCGCTCAGGTGAACGGCGCGGGACTGGGCGAATCGGAAATGCTCCGCGCGCTCATCGCCTCGCTCCTCCACGACTCGGGGTATCTGCAGACAGTGGATGACGCCGAGGGTACGGGGGCGAAATACGGGGCGAAGCATGAGCTCAGAAGTGTGGCCAACGTCCACGAATACCTCGCCACAAAGGGATTGCCGCAGGCTGCCGTGAACGATTGCGAGATAATGGTCGCGCTGACGAAACTCTCGATAGTCCCCTCACAGCTGAAATTCCGTACGCCGGGGATAGAACGTGCCGCGCGTATCGTCGCCACCGCGGACCTCATCGCGCAGGTCGCCGATCGGCTTTATCTCGAAAAGCTCCTCCTCCTGTACAAGGAATCGGTCGATTCGGGAAAACCGATGTACGCTTCGGAACAGGACCTGATCGAGAAGACCGATCATTTCTATCACACCGTGGTGAAGAAACGGGTCAGGGACGATCTCGGCGATGTTGCGAAGCATCTTGCGGCACATTTCAAGAACCGATGGGACCTTGACCGCGATCTCTATCAATACAATATCAAGAAGAACATCGATTATCTCAAACGGGTCATCGTCGACGGCGGCGGGAATTATCGCGATCACCTGAAGCGCGGCGGCATCGTGGAAAAACTCACGGAATAG
- the murA gene encoding UDP-N-acetylglucosamine 1-carboxyvinyltransferase: MDKYVIHGGTALKGSVAISGSKNASLPLMVASLLTEEDVTLRNVPNLLDVLVLAKLLEKLGKDIDLKHDVMHIRQKNVKKIEAPYELVKKMRASVIVLGPLLARYKHCRVSLPGGCAFGPRPIDLHIKGLEALGAKIAIDHGYIDAKAKSLTGKRIVLAGKFGSSVLATDNVMMAATLARGTTVIESAAMEPECVDLANMLISMGADITGAGTPVITVKGMKELHGTEYEVIPDRIETGTFLTAALATRGSIALTNCNPEHCMSAIDTLISIGATVKMGPREIEIKAKRTLKPFAIETMPYPMFPTDLQAQFITLGSTINGISSLTERVYPDRFMHVPELSRMGARIAVEGSTAIIHGGGKLIGCDVQASDLRAGAGLVVAGLAAGNTTTVHRIYHIDRGYEGFEAKLTSLGAHIKREKDTIL, translated from the coding sequence ATGGACAAATACGTCATTCACGGCGGCACGGCGCTCAAAGGCTCGGTCGCCATATCCGGTTCGAAGAACGCATCGCTCCCGCTCATGGTCGCATCGCTTCTCACTGAAGAAGATGTTACGCTCCGCAATGTGCCCAACCTCCTCGATGTGCTCGTGCTCGCGAAGCTCCTTGAGAAACTCGGCAAGGATATCGATCTCAAGCACGACGTCATGCATATTCGCCAGAAGAACGTGAAGAAGATAGAAGCGCCGTATGAGCTCGTGAAGAAGATGCGCGCATCCGTCATCGTGCTCGGCCCCCTCCTCGCGCGGTATAAACATTGCCGCGTTTCGCTCCCCGGCGGCTGCGCGTTCGGCCCGAGGCCCATCGATCTTCACATCAAAGGGCTTGAAGCGCTCGGCGCGAAGATAGCCATCGATCACGGCTACATCGATGCGAAAGCGAAATCGCTCACGGGAAAACGCATAGTCCTTGCCGGGAAATTCGGTTCATCCGTGCTCGCCACCGACAATGTCATGATGGCGGCCACCCTCGCGCGCGGGACAACGGTCATCGAAAGCGCGGCGATGGAACCCGAATGCGTGGACCTTGCGAACATGCTCATCAGCATGGGCGCAGATATCACCGGAGCGGGTACGCCGGTCATAACGGTAAAGGGCATGAAGGAACTTCACGGTACGGAATATGAGGTCATACCCGACCGCATCGAAACGGGGACATTCCTCACGGCGGCGCTTGCAACACGCGGAAGCATCGCACTCACGAATTGCAATCCGGAACACTGCATGAGCGCTATCGATACGCTTATCAGCATCGGCGCCACCGTGAAAATGGGGCCGCGCGAGATTGAGATAAAAGCGAAGCGTACGCTCAAACCCTTCGCGATAGAAACGATGCCGTATCCGATGTTCCCCACCGACCTGCAGGCGCAGTTCATAACGCTCGGATCGACGATCAACGGCATCAGTTCGCTCACCGAGCGCGTATACCCCGACCGCTTCATGCATGTGCCCGAACTTTCCCGCATGGGTGCGCGCATCGCCGTCGAGGGGAGCACCGCCATCATCCACGGCGGGGGGAAGCTTATCGGCTGCGATGTACAGGCCTCCGATCTCCGCGCGGGTGCGGGCCTTGTCGTCGCGGGGCTCGCCGCCGGCAATACCACGACCGTACACCGCATCTATCACATCGACAGGGGCTATGAGGGATTCGAGGCGAAGCTCACTTCGCTCGGTGCGCACATCAAGCGCGAAAAAGATACGATACTGTAG